From the Manihot esculenta cultivar AM560-2 chromosome 3, M.esculenta_v8, whole genome shotgun sequence genome, one window contains:
- the LOC110612061 gene encoding homeobox-leucine zipper protein ATHB-8 isoform X1, producing MMMMEKCYDAEVMMAVTSTCKDGGSKIAMDNGKYVRYTPEQVEALERLYYECPKPSSMRRQQLIRECPILSNIEPKQIKVWFQNRRCREKQRKEASRLQAVNRKLTAMNKLLMEENDRLQKQVSQLVYENSYFRQQTQNATDLATTDTSCESVVISGQLHLTPQNQPRDASPAGLLSIAEETLAEFLSKATGTAVEWVQMPGMKPGPDSFGIVAISHGCPGVAARACGLVGLEPTRVAEILKDRPSWFRDCRAVDVLNALSTGNGGTIELLYMQLYAPTTLAPARDFWLLRYTSVLEDGSLVVCERSLSNTQNGPSVPPTQNFVRAEMLPSGYLIRPCEGGGSIIHIVDHMDLEPWSVPEVLRPLYESSTLLAQKTTMAALRHLRQISQEVSQPNVSGWGRRPAALRALSQRLSKGFNEAVNGFTDEGWSMLESDGIDDVTVLVNSSPGKILGLNISYASGFPSMSNGVLCAKASMLLQNVPPAILLRFLREHRSEWADSGIDAYAAAAVKAGPCTLPVPRVGNFGGQVILPLAHTIEHEEFMEVIKLENMGYREDMIMPGDIFLLQFCTGVDENAVGTCAELIFAPIDASFSDDAPIIPSGFRIIPLDSRMDASSPNRTLDLASALDVGPTGNKASGDVSGHCGSTKSVMTIAFQFAFELHLQENVASMARQYVRSVVASVQRVALALSPSRFGPQAGFRPPPGTPEALTLARWICQSYRCYLGMELLKSEGSESILKSLWHHSDAIMCCSLKALPVFTFANQGGLDMLETTLVALQDITLEKIFDDNGRKTLCSEFPQIMQQGFMCLQGGICLSSMGRPVSYERAVAWKVLNEEETAHCICFMFINWTFV from the exons atgatgatgatggaaaAATGTTATGATGCAGAAGTGATGATGGCGGTAACTTCGACCTGCAAGGATGGCGGAAGCAAGATTGCAATGGACAACGGCAAGTACGTCAGATACACGCCGGAGCAGGTGGAAGCGTTGGAGAGACTCTACTATGAATGTCCTAAACCAAGTTCTATGCGCCGGCAACAGTTGATTAGGGAGTGCCCTATTCTCTCTAACATAGAGCCTAAGCAGATCAAAGTTTGGTTTCAGAATCGACG TTGTAGAGAGAAACAGAGAAAAGAGGCATCTCGGCTTCAAGCTGTGAATAGGAAGTTGACGGCGATGAATAAGTTATTGATGGAGGAGAATGATAGATTGCAAAAGCAAGTGTCTCAGCTGGTTTATGAGAATAGCTATTTCCGCCAACAGACTCAAAAT GCGACCGACCTCGCCACCACAGACACAAGTTGTGAATCGGTGGTGATCAGTGGACAGCTCCATTTGACTCCTCAGAATCAACCAAGGGATGCTAGTCCTGCAGG ACTTTTGTCCATTGCAGAGGAGACTTTAGCAGAGTTTCTTTCAAAGGCCACAGGAACTGCTGTAGAGTGGGTCCAAATGCCTGGGATGAAG CCTGGTCCGGATTCCTTTGGAATCGTTGCTATTTCTCATGGTTGCCCTGGTGTGGCAGCACGTGCATGCGGCCTTGTGGGTCTAGAACCTACCAGA GTTGCAGAAATCCTTAAAGATCGGCCATCATGGTTTCGTGATTGCCGAGCTGTGGATGTTTTGAATGCATTGTCAACTGGAAATGGTGGAACAATTGAACTGCTTTACATGCAG CTTTATGCACCGACAACTTTGGCACCAGCCCGTGACTTCTGGTTACTGCGCTACACTTCTGTTTTGGAGGATGGCAGTCTTGTG GTTTGTGAGAGATCACTTAGTAACACTCAGAATGGTCCAAGTGTGCCACCTACACAGAATTTTGTGAGAGCAGAAATGCTACCTAGTGGGTATCTGATTAGACCTTGTGAAGGAGGTGGATCAATTATTCATATAGTTGACCATATGGACTTAGAG CCTTGGAGTGTGCCCGAAGTGTTGCGCCCACTTTATGAGTCATCAACATTGCTAGCTCAGAAAACAACAATGGCG GCTTTACGACATTTGAGGCAAATTTCTCAAGAAGTTTCTCAGCCAAATGTCTCTGGTTGGGGTAGAAGACCTGCTGCTTTACGTGCACTTAGTCAGAGACTGAGCAA GGGCTTTAATGAAGCTGTTAATGGGTTCACTGATGAGGGGTGGTCTATGCTGGAAAGTGATGGCATTGATGATGTTACAGTTCTTGTGAATTCATCTCCTGGCAAAATATTGGGTCTAAATATTTCTTATGCCAGTGGATTTCCATCTATGAGCAATGGGGTGCTTTGTGCAAAAGCGTCCATGTTGTTACAG AATGTGCCTCCAGCAATACTTCTTAGGTTCCTGCGTGAGCATCGGTCAGAATGGGCAGACAGTGGTATTGATGCTTATGCAGCTGCTGCTGTTAAAGCTGGTCCCTGTACCTTGCCAGTTCCTCGAGTTGGAAATTTTGGTGGTCAAGTTATTCTTCCCTTGGCTCACACCATTGAGCACGAAGAG TTTATGGAGGTAATTAAACTTGAAAATATGGGATACCGGGAGGACATGATTATGCCTGGTGACATCTTCCTTTTGCAA TTTTGTACTGGAGTAGACGAGAATGCTGTTGGCACCTGCGCTGAACTTATCTTTGCTCCCATTGATGCCTCTTTTTCTGATGATGCACCTATTATTCCTTCAGGGTTCCGCATCATTCCTCTTGACTCCCGAATG GATGCTAGTAGTCCAAACCGGACACTTGACCTTGCCTCTGCTCTTGATGTTGGACCAACTGGAAATAAAGCATCTGGTGATGTCTCAGGCCACTGTGGGAGCACCAAATCAGTGATGACAATAGCTTTCCAATTTGCATTTGAACTCCACCTTCAAGAGAATGTAGCATCCATGGCTCGGCAGTACGTCCGTAGTGTTGTTGCCTCTGTTCAAAGGGTGGCATTGGCTCTTTCCCCTTCTCGTTTTGGTCCCCAAGCTGGTTTCCGTCCACCACCTGGTACTCCCGAAGCGCTTACACTTGCACGTTGGATATGTCAAAGCTATAG GTGCTATCTAGGTATGGAGCTTCTCAAAAGTGAAGGAAGTGAATCCATTCTGAAATCGCTTTGGCATCACTCTGATGCAATTATGTGCTGCTCTTTGAAG GCTCTGCCAGTTTTTACCTTTGCAAATCAGGGAGGACTAGATATGCTTGAGACAACTTTGGTTGCTCTTCAAGACATCACTTTGGAAAAGATATTTGATGACAACGGACGCAAGACTTTGTGTTCAGAGTTTCCTCAAATAATGCAACAG GGCTTTATGTGCCTCCAGGGTGGTATCTGCCTGTCAAGTATGGGAAGGCCAGTATCCTATGAAAGAGCAGTAGCCTGGAAAGTGTTGAACGAAGAGGAAACTGCTCACTGCATTTGCTTCATGTTCATTAACTGGACTTTTGTCTGA
- the LOC110612061 gene encoding homeobox-leucine zipper protein ATHB-8 isoform X2 yields the protein MMAVTSTCKDGGSKIAMDNGKYVRYTPEQVEALERLYYECPKPSSMRRQQLIRECPILSNIEPKQIKVWFQNRRCREKQRKEASRLQAVNRKLTAMNKLLMEENDRLQKQVSQLVYENSYFRQQTQNATDLATTDTSCESVVISGQLHLTPQNQPRDASPAGLLSIAEETLAEFLSKATGTAVEWVQMPGMKPGPDSFGIVAISHGCPGVAARACGLVGLEPTRVAEILKDRPSWFRDCRAVDVLNALSTGNGGTIELLYMQLYAPTTLAPARDFWLLRYTSVLEDGSLVVCERSLSNTQNGPSVPPTQNFVRAEMLPSGYLIRPCEGGGSIIHIVDHMDLEPWSVPEVLRPLYESSTLLAQKTTMAALRHLRQISQEVSQPNVSGWGRRPAALRALSQRLSKGFNEAVNGFTDEGWSMLESDGIDDVTVLVNSSPGKILGLNISYASGFPSMSNGVLCAKASMLLQNVPPAILLRFLREHRSEWADSGIDAYAAAAVKAGPCTLPVPRVGNFGGQVILPLAHTIEHEEFMEVIKLENMGYREDMIMPGDIFLLQFCTGVDENAVGTCAELIFAPIDASFSDDAPIIPSGFRIIPLDSRMDASSPNRTLDLASALDVGPTGNKASGDVSGHCGSTKSVMTIAFQFAFELHLQENVASMARQYVRSVVASVQRVALALSPSRFGPQAGFRPPPGTPEALTLARWICQSYRCYLGMELLKSEGSESILKSLWHHSDAIMCCSLKALPVFTFANQGGLDMLETTLVALQDITLEKIFDDNGRKTLCSEFPQIMQQGFMCLQGGICLSSMGRPVSYERAVAWKVLNEEETAHCICFMFINWTFV from the exons ATGATGGCGGTAACTTCGACCTGCAAGGATGGCGGAAGCAAGATTGCAATGGACAACGGCAAGTACGTCAGATACACGCCGGAGCAGGTGGAAGCGTTGGAGAGACTCTACTATGAATGTCCTAAACCAAGTTCTATGCGCCGGCAACAGTTGATTAGGGAGTGCCCTATTCTCTCTAACATAGAGCCTAAGCAGATCAAAGTTTGGTTTCAGAATCGACG TTGTAGAGAGAAACAGAGAAAAGAGGCATCTCGGCTTCAAGCTGTGAATAGGAAGTTGACGGCGATGAATAAGTTATTGATGGAGGAGAATGATAGATTGCAAAAGCAAGTGTCTCAGCTGGTTTATGAGAATAGCTATTTCCGCCAACAGACTCAAAAT GCGACCGACCTCGCCACCACAGACACAAGTTGTGAATCGGTGGTGATCAGTGGACAGCTCCATTTGACTCCTCAGAATCAACCAAGGGATGCTAGTCCTGCAGG ACTTTTGTCCATTGCAGAGGAGACTTTAGCAGAGTTTCTTTCAAAGGCCACAGGAACTGCTGTAGAGTGGGTCCAAATGCCTGGGATGAAG CCTGGTCCGGATTCCTTTGGAATCGTTGCTATTTCTCATGGTTGCCCTGGTGTGGCAGCACGTGCATGCGGCCTTGTGGGTCTAGAACCTACCAGA GTTGCAGAAATCCTTAAAGATCGGCCATCATGGTTTCGTGATTGCCGAGCTGTGGATGTTTTGAATGCATTGTCAACTGGAAATGGTGGAACAATTGAACTGCTTTACATGCAG CTTTATGCACCGACAACTTTGGCACCAGCCCGTGACTTCTGGTTACTGCGCTACACTTCTGTTTTGGAGGATGGCAGTCTTGTG GTTTGTGAGAGATCACTTAGTAACACTCAGAATGGTCCAAGTGTGCCACCTACACAGAATTTTGTGAGAGCAGAAATGCTACCTAGTGGGTATCTGATTAGACCTTGTGAAGGAGGTGGATCAATTATTCATATAGTTGACCATATGGACTTAGAG CCTTGGAGTGTGCCCGAAGTGTTGCGCCCACTTTATGAGTCATCAACATTGCTAGCTCAGAAAACAACAATGGCG GCTTTACGACATTTGAGGCAAATTTCTCAAGAAGTTTCTCAGCCAAATGTCTCTGGTTGGGGTAGAAGACCTGCTGCTTTACGTGCACTTAGTCAGAGACTGAGCAA GGGCTTTAATGAAGCTGTTAATGGGTTCACTGATGAGGGGTGGTCTATGCTGGAAAGTGATGGCATTGATGATGTTACAGTTCTTGTGAATTCATCTCCTGGCAAAATATTGGGTCTAAATATTTCTTATGCCAGTGGATTTCCATCTATGAGCAATGGGGTGCTTTGTGCAAAAGCGTCCATGTTGTTACAG AATGTGCCTCCAGCAATACTTCTTAGGTTCCTGCGTGAGCATCGGTCAGAATGGGCAGACAGTGGTATTGATGCTTATGCAGCTGCTGCTGTTAAAGCTGGTCCCTGTACCTTGCCAGTTCCTCGAGTTGGAAATTTTGGTGGTCAAGTTATTCTTCCCTTGGCTCACACCATTGAGCACGAAGAG TTTATGGAGGTAATTAAACTTGAAAATATGGGATACCGGGAGGACATGATTATGCCTGGTGACATCTTCCTTTTGCAA TTTTGTACTGGAGTAGACGAGAATGCTGTTGGCACCTGCGCTGAACTTATCTTTGCTCCCATTGATGCCTCTTTTTCTGATGATGCACCTATTATTCCTTCAGGGTTCCGCATCATTCCTCTTGACTCCCGAATG GATGCTAGTAGTCCAAACCGGACACTTGACCTTGCCTCTGCTCTTGATGTTGGACCAACTGGAAATAAAGCATCTGGTGATGTCTCAGGCCACTGTGGGAGCACCAAATCAGTGATGACAATAGCTTTCCAATTTGCATTTGAACTCCACCTTCAAGAGAATGTAGCATCCATGGCTCGGCAGTACGTCCGTAGTGTTGTTGCCTCTGTTCAAAGGGTGGCATTGGCTCTTTCCCCTTCTCGTTTTGGTCCCCAAGCTGGTTTCCGTCCACCACCTGGTACTCCCGAAGCGCTTACACTTGCACGTTGGATATGTCAAAGCTATAG GTGCTATCTAGGTATGGAGCTTCTCAAAAGTGAAGGAAGTGAATCCATTCTGAAATCGCTTTGGCATCACTCTGATGCAATTATGTGCTGCTCTTTGAAG GCTCTGCCAGTTTTTACCTTTGCAAATCAGGGAGGACTAGATATGCTTGAGACAACTTTGGTTGCTCTTCAAGACATCACTTTGGAAAAGATATTTGATGACAACGGACGCAAGACTTTGTGTTCAGAGTTTCCTCAAATAATGCAACAG GGCTTTATGTGCCTCCAGGGTGGTATCTGCCTGTCAAGTATGGGAAGGCCAGTATCCTATGAAAGAGCAGTAGCCTGGAAAGTGTTGAACGAAGAGGAAACTGCTCACTGCATTTGCTTCATGTTCATTAACTGGACTTTTGTCTGA